The Fimbriimonas ginsengisoli Gsoil 348 genome window below encodes:
- a CDS encoding ferritin-like domain-containing protein — translation MAEGRRLREWTMKTLKDLFENTVKDMYSSEKLLLKAMQDMRDAAQSNRLKEAIHNHIGQTEEHVRRIEQIASILHFDPSGVTCQGTVGLVKEAQEHLQEFGGTPAGDAAIIACAQKGEHYEIGNYGTALEWAEQLGYEEVVQLLEMTLNEEEEADDLLTDIAEEDANPRAMAGSMGGASLI, via the coding sequence GTGGCGGAAGGTCGGCGGCTCCGGGAGTGGACCATGAAGACGCTGAAAGATCTCTTTGAAAACACGGTTAAGGACATGTACAGCTCCGAGAAGCTGCTGCTTAAGGCGATGCAGGATATGCGCGATGCGGCACAAAGCAATCGCCTTAAAGAGGCGATTCATAACCACATCGGCCAGACCGAGGAGCACGTGCGGAGAATCGAGCAGATCGCCTCAATTCTTCACTTCGATCCGAGTGGGGTGACGTGCCAGGGCACGGTGGGTCTCGTGAAAGAGGCTCAGGAGCATCTTCAGGAGTTCGGCGGCACTCCGGCCGGAGACGCGGCGATCATCGCCTGCGCTCAGAAGGGCGAGCACTACGAGATCGGGAATTACGGAACCGCGCTCGAGTGGGCCGAGCAACTTGGCTACGAGGAGGTGGTCCAGCTCCTGGAAATGACCCTCAACGAAGAGGAAGAGGCGGACGACCTCCTAACGGACATCGCCGAAGAAGACGCAAACCCGCGGGCGATGGCCGGCAGCATGGGGGGCGCGAGCCTGATTTAG
- a CDS encoding ferritin-like domain-containing protein, whose translation MQQLIEECVKDLYSVEKQLTKALPRLIKAAQHPRLKASLQTHLEETTAHVKRVEEAAKAMGFKPSGMLCKGMQGIIEECSEHLKEAKPGPVADAMIIGLAQKAEHYEICGYGTLLEYMKSAGMREGFDLLKENMAEEERCDQLLSQLAESEINRTASQVQPAEKPKGPRRASSSTKASSNGKPSSNGKAKSPRDKVSVR comes from the coding sequence ATGCAACAACTAATCGAAGAGTGCGTGAAAGACCTATATAGCGTCGAGAAACAGCTTACGAAGGCGCTTCCGAGGTTGATCAAGGCGGCGCAGCATCCGCGTCTGAAGGCTTCGTTGCAGACCCACCTAGAGGAGACGACCGCTCATGTCAAGCGGGTGGAAGAAGCGGCCAAGGCGATGGGATTCAAGCCGAGCGGAATGCTTTGTAAAGGGATGCAGGGAATCATCGAGGAATGCTCCGAGCACCTGAAAGAAGCGAAGCCGGGGCCGGTCGCCGACGCGATGATCATCGGTCTCGCCCAGAAGGCGGAGCATTACGAAATCTGCGGGTACGGGACGCTCTTGGAGTACATGAAGTCGGCCGGCATGCGCGAAGGGTTCGATCTTCTGAAGGAGAATATGGCGGAGGAGGAGCGATGCGATCAGCTTCTTAGCCAACTGGCCGAATCGGAGATCAACCGAACGGCGTCCCAGGTTCAGCCTGCAGAGAAGCCGAAGGGGCCGCGCCGAGCGTCGTCGTCGACAAAGGCTTCCTCCAACGGGAAACCGTCTTCCAATGGGAAGGCGAAGTCGCCGCGAGATAAAGTCAGCGTGCGTTAG
- a CDS encoding S9 family peptidase, whose product MSTMRPSLLIFALLSVTAYAQDTLQTMPRYDRYEKLRREIAGSVKRGNLVTDWSEDSKFITYSRDGKRYRFDVEKGVESEATEDGSGSGRQANRPRRNPERGRQFDTAFSADGKRKAVTRDRNVYVSDAAGRNEVAVTTDGSEKDRTKYGIASWVYGEELGVREAMWWSPDGSKLAFYKFDESKVKDYYLQYSQTKVQDTLDVEAYPKAGAPNPVVTLFVYDLASKKTTTIDTRFDAPTMGEYVFDVRWSPDGKALLFNRTNRKQNVLQLCAADPESGTPRVIVSESQTQSWAENHPAMQFLKDGHRFIWGSERNGFDNLYLYDIDGKLLNNITQHSFDVERVVRVSEDEKTVWYTARSGENPYLMQLHRVGIDGRGDKRLTDPKLSHSISLSPDTHRFVDVQQAVDVAPSTLLRDEDGKEIKTLATSDTSKFDELKLRKVERFTFPVADGKTQCYGTMSYPSDFDPAKKYPLIVSVYGGPESSGGAETFQTPNPITELGFLHVWLDGRGTNGRGKAFRDAVYGKLGVVEIDDQAAGVQELAKRPYVDGKRVGIYGTSYGGYASVMAILRHPETFQVACASSPVTDWLNYDSIYTERFMGLPWENENKAGYDAGSAMTYANKLAGKLMLYYGTADNNVHPANTIQLVQALETHGKRYDLQIGPDRGHTGMNSTRMWEYFVTHLILNEPKTDALAVVWKGRGARR is encoded by the coding sequence ATGTCTACCATGCGGCCCTCGCTACTCATTTTTGCCCTTTTAAGCGTGACCGCCTACGCCCAGGACACTCTTCAGACCATGCCCCGATACGACCGTTACGAGAAGCTTCGCCGTGAGATTGCCGGTTCCGTCAAGCGAGGAAATCTCGTAACCGACTGGTCGGAAGATTCCAAGTTCATCACCTACTCTCGCGATGGGAAGCGGTACCGCTTCGATGTGGAGAAAGGGGTGGAGAGTGAGGCGACCGAAGATGGGTCGGGTAGCGGACGCCAGGCAAACCGGCCGCGCCGCAATCCGGAGCGTGGCCGCCAGTTCGACACTGCGTTCAGCGCGGATGGGAAGCGCAAAGCGGTAACTCGCGACCGAAACGTTTACGTGAGCGATGCCGCGGGGCGGAACGAGGTAGCGGTGACCACGGATGGAAGCGAGAAAGACCGAACCAAGTACGGCATCGCGAGCTGGGTCTACGGCGAAGAGCTAGGGGTGCGGGAGGCGATGTGGTGGTCGCCGGATGGATCGAAGCTTGCCTTCTACAAGTTCGACGAATCGAAAGTTAAGGACTACTACCTGCAGTATTCCCAGACCAAGGTTCAGGACACGTTGGACGTGGAAGCGTATCCAAAGGCGGGAGCTCCGAACCCGGTGGTGACGCTGTTCGTGTACGACTTGGCTTCGAAGAAAACGACGACCATCGACACGCGGTTCGACGCTCCGACGATGGGCGAATATGTGTTCGACGTGCGCTGGTCGCCCGATGGGAAGGCGCTGCTCTTTAACCGAACGAACCGGAAGCAGAACGTTCTACAGCTTTGCGCGGCCGACCCGGAGTCGGGCACTCCTCGGGTGATCGTTAGCGAGTCACAGACTCAGAGTTGGGCGGAAAATCATCCGGCGATGCAGTTCTTGAAGGATGGACACCGGTTCATCTGGGGTTCTGAACGCAACGGTTTCGACAATCTATATCTGTACGATATCGATGGCAAACTGTTAAATAATATTACACAACACTCCTTCGACGTCGAACGGGTGGTGCGGGTATCGGAGGACGAGAAGACGGTTTGGTATACCGCGCGAAGCGGAGAAAACCCTTACCTGATGCAGCTTCACCGGGTGGGAATCGACGGGCGTGGCGATAAACGCTTGACCGACCCGAAGCTTAGCCATTCGATCTCGTTGTCTCCCGATACTCATCGCTTCGTCGACGTGCAGCAAGCGGTGGACGTGGCGCCTTCCACGCTGCTCAGAGACGAAGACGGAAAGGAGATCAAGACGCTCGCAACGAGCGATACTTCTAAGTTCGATGAGCTGAAGCTACGCAAAGTCGAGCGATTTACCTTTCCGGTGGCGGACGGGAAGACGCAGTGTTATGGGACGATGTCGTATCCCTCCGACTTCGATCCGGCCAAGAAATACCCTTTGATTGTCTCGGTCTACGGAGGCCCCGAATCGAGTGGGGGCGCGGAGACGTTCCAGACTCCCAATCCGATTACCGAGCTCGGCTTCTTGCACGTTTGGCTTGATGGGCGGGGGACCAACGGGCGGGGAAAGGCGTTTCGCGACGCGGTGTACGGGAAGCTTGGGGTGGTAGAGATCGACGACCAGGCGGCGGGCGTTCAGGAGTTAGCTAAGAGACCTTACGTCGACGGAAAGCGGGTCGGGATCTACGGAACGTCGTACGGGGGGTACGCCTCGGTCATGGCGATCCTTCGCCACCCGGAGACGTTCCAAGTGGCCTGTGCGAGCTCGCCGGTTACCGATTGGCTGAACTACGACTCAATCTACACGGAGCGGTTCATGGGGCTCCCGTGGGAGAACGAGAACAAAGCAGGCTACGACGCGGGTTCGGCGATGACCTATGCCAACAAACTCGCCGGCAAGCTGATGCTGTACTACGGCACGGCCGACAACAACGTGCACCCCGCGAACACCATCCAGTTGGTCCAGGCACTGGAGACTCATGGTAAACGGTACGACCTCCAGATCGGGCCGGACCGGGGGCATACCGGCATGAACTCGACTCGGATGTGGGAGTATTTCGTGACCCACCTCATTCTCAATGAGCCGAAGACGGATGCGTTGGCGGTGGTGTGGAAGGGGAGAGGTGCTAGGCGCTAG
- a CDS encoding WD40/YVTN/BNR-like repeat-containing protein, whose amino-acid sequence MKIPLSCLALSLVASGLAQGFDPANYKDLSWTLVGPNRGGRSVACTGVRTRPNEFYFGATGGGLWKSTDAGASWSCVSDGFFSSSSVGAVAVSESNPDVIYAGMGERDIRGDISEGDGIYKSTDAGKTWRHLGLAQTRTVSRIVVDPKNPDVVYVAALGHVYGKTPERGVFKSTDGGGTWTKVLYESEQAGAVDLVMDPADSNTLYASTWEAWRTPYKLSSGGPGSKLWKSTDAGRTWVDITRMPGLPKGVVGKIGVSVSAAKRERIYANIEAADGGIFRSDDAGATWSRVNESSEYRQRAWYYTHIYADPKEVDKVYCLNVGFGRSTDGGKTWSSLRPSHGDNHDLWINPDDPSHMIESNDGGANVSTDGGKTWTRETMPTAQLYHVVADNAFPYRIYGSQQDNSSVKLSPDQVDTPDKRNFEGTAGGESGYIAVRWDDPDVVYGGNYGGNISEVNSRTRQSREIDPWPDNPMGHGAADLVHRFQWTFPIVTSPHDPNVLYTASQYLLKTSDRGHSWQRISPDLTRNDRTKQASSGGPLTQDNTSIEYYDTIFTVAESPRRKGVIWVGTDDGLVQVTQNGGRNWQNVTPAGLPTWARISIVEASPHDPATAYVAANNYQNDDLTPYIYRTHDYGRTWTKIVRGIPNGAFARVCREDLHRPGLLYAGTESGAYISFDDGGSWRSLQKNLPLCPVHDLALKDDDLIAATHGRSFWIMHGTSRLAHLTAGPATKPILYDPIDRYRLGGARAQIDYYLPAAAKSVNFEFFDRRGEKLGAVAGDTDPGFHTATAGLSKPGFGTFPGMIFWAGFSRPISAPPGTYAVKMTADGVSESKSFRLLKDPRVEASEADLQEQFDLATQISNRVNDANLAVVRIRDTKAQIDRAIADSKGDATVTAHGTALKDQLTAVEGEIYQYRSRSGQDPLNFPIKLNDKLAGVLGTVLSGNMRPSTQAREVFRILSKQLQVQLDSLKRLETREVTGFNALLKGKSISPVTPKEVPLNTAGGRRGGGEEEEEG is encoded by the coding sequence ATGAAGATTCCGCTCTCGTGTCTCGCTCTTTCCCTAGTCGCATCCGGTTTGGCTCAGGGTTTCGACCCCGCCAACTACAAGGATCTCTCCTGGACCCTCGTCGGTCCTAACCGCGGCGGACGCTCAGTCGCCTGCACCGGCGTAAGAACCCGTCCCAACGAGTTCTATTTCGGCGCGACCGGAGGCGGGCTTTGGAAAAGCACCGACGCCGGTGCTTCCTGGAGCTGCGTCTCCGACGGATTTTTCAGCTCCTCATCCGTGGGCGCGGTGGCGGTAAGCGAATCGAACCCGGATGTGATTTACGCCGGGATGGGCGAGCGCGACATCCGCGGAGACATTTCCGAAGGCGATGGAATCTACAAGTCGACTGACGCTGGCAAGACCTGGCGTCATCTCGGCCTCGCGCAAACGCGCACCGTCTCCCGAATTGTCGTGGACCCCAAAAATCCCGACGTCGTCTACGTCGCCGCCCTCGGCCACGTCTACGGAAAAACTCCGGAGCGAGGAGTGTTCAAGAGCACCGACGGCGGCGGAACTTGGACCAAAGTGTTATACGAAAGCGAACAGGCCGGAGCGGTAGACCTGGTGATGGACCCGGCCGACTCGAACACGCTTTACGCCTCCACATGGGAGGCTTGGCGAACCCCCTACAAACTGAGCAGCGGCGGTCCGGGAAGCAAGCTTTGGAAGAGCACGGACGCCGGTCGTACCTGGGTCGACATCACTCGGATGCCCGGGTTGCCCAAGGGCGTTGTGGGAAAAATCGGCGTCTCCGTCTCGGCCGCGAAACGGGAACGCATCTACGCGAACATCGAAGCCGCCGACGGCGGCATCTTTAGATCGGACGACGCCGGCGCCACGTGGTCCCGCGTGAACGAGAGCAGCGAATACCGCCAGCGCGCCTGGTACTACACCCACATCTACGCCGATCCCAAGGAGGTCGACAAGGTCTACTGCCTCAACGTCGGCTTCGGCAGATCCACCGACGGTGGCAAGACGTGGAGCTCTTTGCGCCCTTCGCACGGCGATAACCACGACCTCTGGATCAATCCCGACGACCCGTCCCACATGATCGAGTCGAACGACGGCGGCGCGAATGTGTCCACGGATGGCGGCAAAACTTGGACTCGGGAAACGATGCCGACCGCCCAGCTCTACCACGTGGTCGCCGATAACGCCTTCCCGTACCGAATCTACGGCTCCCAGCAGGACAACAGCTCGGTCAAGCTGTCGCCCGACCAAGTCGACACCCCGGATAAGCGAAACTTCGAAGGAACCGCCGGCGGCGAAAGCGGCTACATCGCGGTCCGCTGGGACGATCCGGACGTCGTTTACGGCGGCAACTACGGCGGGAACATCTCCGAAGTGAACTCTCGCACACGCCAATCGCGCGAGATTGACCCATGGCCGGACAACCCCATGGGCCACGGAGCCGCGGACCTCGTTCACCGCTTCCAGTGGACTTTCCCAATCGTGACCTCCCCTCACGACCCGAACGTGCTCTACACTGCCTCGCAATACCTGCTGAAAACCTCAGACCGAGGGCATAGCTGGCAACGGATCTCCCCCGACCTCACGCGCAACGACCGAACGAAGCAAGCCTCGTCCGGTGGGCCGCTGACGCAAGACAACACGAGCATCGAGTACTACGACACCATTTTCACCGTCGCCGAGTCGCCTCGCCGAAAAGGAGTGATCTGGGTCGGTACCGACGACGGACTTGTTCAGGTCACGCAGAACGGGGGCCGGAACTGGCAAAACGTAACCCCCGCCGGGCTTCCAACCTGGGCAAGGATCAGCATCGTCGAGGCCTCCCCGCACGATCCGGCAACCGCCTACGTCGCCGCCAATAACTACCAGAACGACGACCTTACGCCCTACATATATCGAACGCACGACTATGGCCGCACCTGGACCAAGATCGTCCGCGGAATTCCGAATGGAGCCTTCGCGAGGGTCTGCCGGGAGGATCTCCATCGCCCCGGCCTGCTTTACGCCGGGACCGAAAGCGGTGCCTACATCAGCTTCGACGATGGTGGAAGCTGGCGGTCGCTCCAAAAGAATCTCCCCCTCTGCCCGGTCCACGACCTCGCGCTGAAAGACGACGACCTGATCGCCGCTACCCACGGGCGGTCGTTCTGGATCATGCACGGCACCTCCCGTCTCGCCCACCTCACCGCCGGACCTGCGACCAAACCGATTCTTTACGACCCGATCGACCGTTACCGCCTGGGCGGAGCTCGCGCCCAAATCGACTATTACCTGCCGGCCGCCGCAAAGAGCGTCAACTTTGAATTCTTCGATCGGCGGGGCGAGAAGTTGGGGGCAGTCGCGGGCGACACCGATCCAGGTTTCCACACCGCAACCGCCGGCCTGAGCAAGCCCGGCTTCGGCACCTTCCCCGGAATGATCTTTTGGGCCGGCTTCTCCCGCCCGATCTCGGCTCCGCCGGGAACGTATGCGGTGAAGATGACGGCGGACGGCGTCAGCGAGTCGAAATCGTTCCGTCTGCTGAAAGATCCGCGAGTGGAGGCGAGCGAAGCCGATCTCCAGGAGCAGTTCGATCTTGCTACGCAGATATCCAACCGCGTCAACGACGCGAACTTGGCCGTGGTCCGGATCCGCGACACGAAAGCCCAGATCGACCGCGCGATCGCGGACAGCAAGGGGGATGCGACCGTAACCGCGCACGGAACCGCCCTTAAAGACCAACTAACCGCCGTCGAAGGGGAGATCTATCAATACCGAAGCCGAAGCGGCCAAGACCCTTTGAACTTCCCGATCAAGCTCAACGACAAACTCGCCGGCGTCCTCGGCACCGTCCTCTCCGGCAACATGCGCCCCTCAACGCAAGCCCGCGAGGTCTTCCGCATCCTCTCAAAGCAGCTCCAGGTCCAACTAGACTCTCTGAAGCGACTAGAGACCCGCGAGGTGACCGGATTCAACGCACTTCTCAAAGGCAAGAGCATCAGCCCCGTAACCCCGAAAGAAGTCCCCCTAAACACCGCCGGCGGCCGCCGCGGAGGCGGAGAGGAGGAAGAGGAAGGGTAG
- a CDS encoding phytanoyl-CoA dioxygenase family protein, with translation MPIEPTIRLTDEQIHFYHENGYLVLDQISTPDELENLRQIYDRLFSERAGREKGDQFDLAGADEEGETAKLPQILGPSQYAPEMLETLAWANGGAIMAQLWGQEGAGRGDHAILKPARYGSPTPWHQDEAYWDPALDYTSLSIWMPLQDVDAASGCMHFVPGSHKSEIHPHRPIGNDPRVHGLELDPAFNLDLSGAVGAPLRAGGCTIHHQRTLHYAPGNVSDIPRRAWIMMGGLPATPREKPADYYWQKQRHTAREERAKKS, from the coding sequence ATGCCGATTGAACCGACGATCCGACTCACCGACGAGCAGATCCACTTTTATCACGAGAACGGGTACCTGGTGCTGGACCAGATTTCGACTCCCGACGAACTCGAAAATCTTCGCCAGATCTACGACCGACTCTTCTCCGAGCGGGCGGGCCGCGAAAAAGGGGATCAGTTCGACCTCGCCGGCGCCGACGAAGAGGGAGAAACCGCGAAGCTGCCCCAAATCTTGGGTCCCAGCCAATACGCTCCCGAAATGCTGGAAACCCTCGCTTGGGCGAACGGCGGCGCGATCATGGCGCAGCTTTGGGGACAGGAAGGAGCCGGACGAGGCGACCACGCGATTCTCAAACCGGCCCGCTACGGCTCGCCGACCCCTTGGCATCAAGACGAAGCGTATTGGGACCCCGCGCTCGACTACACCTCCCTAAGTATCTGGATGCCGCTCCAAGACGTAGACGCCGCCTCCGGATGCATGCACTTCGTCCCCGGTTCCCACAAATCGGAAATCCACCCCCACCGGCCGATCGGTAACGACCCCCGAGTCCACGGCCTGGAGCTCGACCCGGCATTCAATCTCGACCTCAGCGGCGCCGTCGGCGCGCCGCTTCGCGCCGGTGGCTGCACCATCCACCACCAGCGAACCCTCCACTACGCTCCGGGAAACGTCTCCGACATCCCGCGGCGAGCCTGGATCATGATGGGCGGCCTCCCCGCCACCCCCCGCGAAAAACCCGCCGACTACTACTGGCAAAAACAACGCCACACCGCCCGCGAAGAACGAGCCAAGAAGTCCTGA
- the argB gene encoding acetylglutamate kinase has protein sequence MFDPQLQADVLNQALPYIQAFRGQTFVVKYGGSAMGNAALMEGVIRNVLLLQLVGVRPILVHGGGPEIDSWLNKLGIEKRTLGGLRVTDEPTMDVVEMALAGRANKSLVAEVQRLGGRAIGLSGRDADLLQAVPVSSELGRVGAVTQVDPDVLKVATEAGYIPVVCSVATDAEHRALNVNADTAAAAIAGAVGASKLILLTDTDGVLADKDDKESTISTLTQAEAQSMIDTGRADRGMIPKLEAALTALKHGVGSVHMINGGTPNGLLIEVFTDRGIGTMMAAH, from the coding sequence ATGTTCGATCCCCAGCTACAGGCCGACGTCCTTAATCAGGCGCTTCCTTATATCCAGGCGTTTCGCGGGCAAACGTTCGTGGTGAAGTACGGAGGAAGCGCGATGGGGAACGCGGCGCTGATGGAAGGGGTGATCCGAAACGTCCTTCTGCTTCAATTGGTCGGCGTTCGCCCGATCCTCGTGCACGGCGGGGGACCGGAGATCGACTCGTGGCTCAATAAACTCGGTATTGAGAAGCGAACGCTCGGCGGGCTGAGGGTGACGGACGAACCGACAATGGACGTGGTCGAGATGGCGCTCGCCGGCAGAGCGAACAAGTCCCTCGTGGCCGAGGTTCAGCGGCTAGGGGGGCGGGCGATCGGATTATCGGGCCGCGACGCCGATCTGCTCCAGGCGGTGCCGGTCTCCTCGGAGCTCGGGCGGGTCGGGGCGGTTACTCAGGTCGATCCGGATGTGCTGAAGGTGGCGACCGAGGCCGGTTACATCCCGGTCGTCTGTTCGGTGGCGACGGACGCCGAGCACCGTGCCCTCAACGTAAACGCCGACACGGCGGCGGCGGCGATCGCGGGCGCGGTTGGGGCCTCCAAGCTGATCTTGCTTACGGACACGGATGGGGTTCTGGCCGACAAGGACGATAAGGAATCGACGATTTCGACGCTGACTCAGGCGGAGGCGCAGTCGATGATCGATACGGGAAGAGCGGATCGGGGGATGATCCCGAAGCTAGAGGCGGCACTTACCGCGCTGAAACATGGCGTCGGGAGCGTGCACATGATCAACGGCGGAACCCCGAACGGGCTTCTGATCGAGGTCTTCACCGATCGAGGGATCGGGACGATGATGGCGGCTCACTAG
- a CDS encoding metallophosphoesterase yields the protein MPVRILHTNDLHGTLTPERAASLSALRQSADLYFDSGDAIRTGNLGIPMKREPVWAELDRLRCNASVLGNRETHVLESAFHAKIAGAAHPVLCGNLRRKDGTYPLPRTLVLESNDIRIGIVAVMVPMVTERMRSQAVSAYLWDPPIPTARELGEQLRPQVDLLIALTHIGHRQDLELAEQVPIFDAILGGHSHTVLPEPVFVRHTAVCQGGSHSRYAGMYEWSPSNGFSGRLIPFPRPE from the coding sequence ATGCCGGTGCGAATTCTCCACACAAACGATTTGCACGGCACGTTGACTCCGGAACGGGCGGCCAGCCTGTCCGCCCTTCGCCAAAGCGCCGACCTCTATTTCGATTCCGGCGACGCCATTCGAACTGGAAACCTGGGGATCCCAATGAAGCGGGAGCCCGTTTGGGCGGAGCTCGATCGGCTTCGTTGCAACGCGAGTGTGCTCGGAAACCGGGAAACCCATGTCCTCGAGTCGGCGTTTCACGCCAAGATCGCCGGCGCCGCCCATCCGGTGCTCTGCGGAAATCTGCGCCGGAAGGACGGGACCTACCCGCTCCCGCGGACACTCGTGCTGGAGTCGAACGACATTCGAATCGGGATCGTCGCCGTAATGGTGCCGATGGTGACCGAGCGAATGCGCTCTCAAGCCGTGAGCGCCTACCTCTGGGATCCGCCGATCCCCACCGCTCGCGAGCTGGGCGAACAGCTTCGACCGCAAGTCGACCTTCTCATCGCTCTCACTCATATCGGCCACCGCCAAGATCTCGAACTAGCCGAGCAGGTTCCGATCTTCGACGCCATCCTCGGCGGCCATTCCCACACCGTGCTCCCCGAGCCGGTCTTCGTGAGACACACCGCCGTATGCCAAGGCGGCTCCCACTCCCGCTACGCAGGCATGTACGAGTGGTCTCCAAGCAACGGATTCTCAGGACGCCTCATCCCGTTCCCTCGCCCCGAATAA
- a CDS encoding YHS domain-containing protein, with translation MNKIAILAIVSAALVGSAFAQGGAKKAATPKTIKCAVMPGNSLDIAKATKAGMFADYKGKRYFFCCAGCPDAFKKDPAKYAKGASIPTPKKAAKK, from the coding sequence ATGAACAAGATCGCGATTTTAGCCATCGTCTCCGCCGCCCTCGTTGGCAGCGCGTTCGCCCAGGGGGGCGCCAAGAAGGCCGCTACCCCCAAGACCATCAAGTGCGCCGTGATGCCGGGTAACAGCCTGGACATCGCCAAGGCCACCAAGGCCGGCATGTTTGCCGATTATAAGGGCAAGCGCTATTTCTTCTGCTGCGCCGGCTGCCCGGACGCCTTCAAGAAGGATCCGGCCAAGTATGCCAAGGGCGCGAGCATCCCGACCCCTAAGAAGGCCGCCAAGAAGTAA
- a CDS encoding preprotein translocase subunit SecG translates to MNTLYNVLIGFAILVAVLFSLLVLITGKGDAMSGGGSVRTTFKGKASFDDYMSRATLITGISFLALMLLIDAVGNRLINK, encoded by the coding sequence TTGAATACTCTGTACAACGTCTTAATTGGGTTCGCCATTCTGGTGGCGGTTCTCTTCTCGCTCCTGGTCCTTATCACCGGCAAAGGCGATGCCATGTCGGGCGGCGGCAGCGTGCGTACGACGTTCAAGGGCAAGGCGAGCTTCGACGACTATATGTCGAGAGCCACGCTGATCACCGGCATCTCCTTCCTTGCGCTGATGCTGCTGATCGACGCCGTCGGCAATCGGCTGATCAACAAGTAA